Proteins from one Desulfovibrio sp. genomic window:
- a CDS encoding TlpA family protein disulfide reductase, which yields MSVFVYASTTYHLRETMNFLAALVLGLLLGFTPVQSLAANASDSPAMKPLPIGQAFPDIAFKGPLSATEAKDLGVDAADKTIRFSQLKTEAIILVVFSMYCPFCQKEGTELDKMHKLIGQKGLADKVKLVGLGAGNSPFEVNIYREKFGLGFPLFPDQDFEAYKALGQVGTPYYYILKRRGSEFIIVDEQLGCVASPGSFLDRVLEKTGMAKGK from the coding sequence GTGAGCGTTTTCGTCTATGCTTCGACAACCTACCATTTGAGGGAAACCATGAATTTTTTGGCAGCCCTTGTACTTGGCCTGTTGCTTGGTTTTACACCGGTTCAATCCCTGGCCGCTAATGCCTCGGATTCTCCCGCCATGAAGCCCCTGCCCATTGGTCAGGCTTTCCCGGACATCGCCTTCAAGGGGCCGCTTTCAGCAACGGAGGCGAAAGACCTTGGAGTTGACGCCGCGGATAAAACCATCCGTTTTAGCCAGCTGAAAACCGAAGCCATCATCCTGGTGGTGTTTTCCATGTACTGCCCCTTCTGCCAGAAGGAAGGGACCGAGCTTGACAAGATGCACAAGCTCATCGGGCAGAAGGGACTTGCGGACAAGGTCAAGCTGGTCGGCCTCGGCGCTGGAAACTCGCCCTTTGAGGTCAACATCTACCGAGAGAAGTTCGGACTGGGCTTCCCCCTCTTCCCGGACCAGGACTTCGAGGCCTACAAGGCCCTGGGCCAGGTCGGAACCCCCTATTACTACATTCTCAAACGCCGAGGCTCTGAATTCATCATCGTGGACGAGCAACTCGGCTGCGTGGCCTCACCAGGGTCTTTCCTGGACCGCGTGCTCGAAAAGACCGGCATGGCCAAGGGGAAGTGA
- a CDS encoding redoxin domain-containing protein has translation MTARAFTAFVFVLSLCQHAYAQSRIPPELMWQSGQQKPTDSQLAVKVGDKAPLFDLPGIDGKRVALSQYLGVKNVVLSFIPAAWTPVCSGQWPGYNLAKSVFESNEAVLIGISCDNLPSLNAWVVEMGGVWFPVASDFWPHGALAKKLGILRSDGITERAIFIIDKKGVISYIDVHDINSRPDLGQIAEALARLK, from the coding sequence ATGACAGCCCGAGCCTTCACGGCTTTTGTTTTTGTCCTTTCCTTGTGCCAGCATGCATACGCCCAATCACGAATCCCGCCCGAGCTCATGTGGCAATCGGGCCAGCAAAAACCTACGGACAGCCAGCTTGCGGTCAAAGTGGGTGACAAGGCTCCTCTCTTCGATCTTCCCGGAATCGACGGAAAGAGGGTTGCTCTGTCTCAGTACCTGGGCGTGAAAAACGTTGTCCTTTCCTTTATTCCCGCGGCATGGACCCCTGTCTGCTCAGGGCAATGGCCCGGCTACAACCTGGCCAAAAGTGTCTTCGAATCCAATGAGGCGGTACTCATCGGCATAAGCTGCGACAATCTTCCGTCCTTGAACGCCTGGGTGGTCGAGATGGGTGGAGTGTGGTTCCCGGTAGCTTCGGATTTCTGGCCCCACGGGGCCCTGGCCAAGAAGCTCGGCATCCTGCGCTCGGATGGCATAACGGAACGGGCCATCTTTATTATCGATAAGAAAGGGGTCATCAGCTATATTGACGTGCACGACATAAACTCCCGGCCCGACCTCGGCCAGATTGCCGAGGCGCTTGCAAGGCTCAAATGA
- a CDS encoding ABC transporter substrate-binding protein: protein MIKAALIILLVSLVSCESPPPPPQLAERMGVTQDEIRIGASLPLSGHASYLGQETLRGAVAYLDFVNAQGGVHGRKIRLITRDDGYDPPRCVANTQQLVVEDQVFALSCYVGTPTTTKILPMLVDAKVPLVGAFTGAYDLREPFQRYVINVRPSYYQETSSAVKHFVDDLGTKRIGVFYQFDAYGFDGLKGTELALRSYGLAPVARGSYARGTMDVEEGLAKILEGGAQAVVIIGTSAPSAKFIKLAMEKDPDLIFYAVSFVGAEEIAKALGPDEKARVLVSQVMPPPDLPETQALLWGVREYDDLLRQSAPGHPPTAVGLEGFINAKVLVEGLKRAGPQLDRERFIEAVESIRDFSLGLANTLGYAPGDHQGLERVYFTKLESGRFVLVTDWSDPFANRNCP from the coding sequence ATGATCAAAGCCGCGCTCATAATACTTTTGGTCTCGCTGGTTTCCTGCGAATCGCCTCCCCCTCCTCCTCAGCTTGCGGAGCGCATGGGCGTGACCCAGGACGAAATACGCATAGGGGCCAGCCTGCCCCTCTCGGGCCACGCATCCTACCTCGGTCAGGAGACCCTGCGCGGGGCAGTGGCTTATTTGGACTTTGTGAATGCCCAAGGTGGAGTCCACGGCCGAAAAATCAGGCTCATCACCCGAGACGACGGATACGATCCGCCCCGTTGCGTGGCCAATACCCAACAGCTTGTCGTCGAGGATCAGGTTTTCGCCCTGTCCTGCTACGTGGGCACGCCCACGACCACCAAGATTCTGCCCATGCTCGTGGATGCCAAGGTTCCGCTGGTCGGGGCCTTCACCGGTGCGTACGATCTGCGCGAGCCTTTCCAGCGCTACGTGATAAACGTCCGGCCTTCCTACTACCAAGAGACCTCTTCCGCGGTGAAGCACTTTGTCGATGACCTTGGGACCAAGCGCATCGGCGTTTTCTACCAGTTCGACGCCTACGGTTTCGACGGACTCAAGGGAACCGAGCTGGCCCTTCGCAGCTATGGCCTGGCGCCAGTGGCCAGAGGGTCCTACGCCAGGGGAACCATGGACGTGGAAGAAGGCTTAGCCAAGATTCTCGAAGGAGGAGCCCAGGCCGTGGTCATCATCGGCACTTCGGCTCCCTCGGCCAAATTCATCAAATTGGCCATGGAGAAGGACCCGGACCTGATCTTCTACGCCGTTTCCTTTGTGGGAGCCGAAGAAATCGCCAAGGCTCTGGGGCCCGATGAGAAAGCCCGCGTGCTCGTTTCCCAGGTGATGCCCCCGCCTGACCTTCCGGAAACCCAGGCCCTGCTCTGGGGGGTTCGGGAATACGACGACCTGCTCCGCCAATCCGCTCCAGGGCACCCGCCCACGGCCGTGGGTCTGGAAGGGTTCATCAACGCCAAGGTTCTGGTGGAGGGGCTCAAACGGGCCGGACCGCAGCTCGACCGCGAACGTTTCATCGAAGCAGTGGAATCCATCCGGGACTTCTCACTGGGCCTGGCCAACACCCTGGGCTACGCACCCGGTGACCATCAGGGACTCGAGAGGGTCTATTTCACCAAGCTCGAGTCGGGCCGATTCGTCCTGGTCACGGATTGGTCCGACCCCTTCGCCAACCGGAACTGCCCGTGA